Proteins encoded together in one Colius striatus isolate bColStr4 chromosome 3, bColStr4.1.hap1, whole genome shotgun sequence window:
- the ELMOD2 gene encoding ELMO domain-containing protein 2 isoform X2: MLVYFWGFLYSNYFRFWLKWLLRLLTRKCELQRVFEGLKAGAQRTLSIEHSLESSKNKVLRNAVHVEETEVEKCVRDVMKEKKIEQKDTGFKTNLRVSLLQISGYKKLYLNVENLRKVPYDSDNEEHEERLIELWNLLMPHESLKARITKQWCDIGFQGDDPKTDFRGMGLLGYFSKHYTNEARQILSRSNHPKLGYSYAIVGINLTEMAYSLLKNGALKSHLYNVVAGLPQMEHFHQFYCYLVYEFDKFWFEEEPESIMHFNQYREKFHEKIKGLLLDCDVMLTLQNTKKL, encoded by the exons ATGTTGGTGTACTTCTGGGGATTCCTGTACAGCAACTACTTTCGGTTCTGGCTGAAGTGGCTCTTGAGGCTGCTGACTCGGAAATGCGAATTGCAGCGGGTCTTTGAGGGCCTGAAGGCAGGTGCACAGCGGACCCTGAGCATAG aaCACTCATTGGAATCATCAAAGAATAAG GTTCTAAGAAATGCTGTTCATGTTGAGGAAACTGAGGTGGAGAAGTGTGTTAGAGAtgtcatgaaagaaaagaaaattgagcAGAAGGATACAGG GTTTAAGACAAATCTGCGTGTATCCTTACTGCAGATATCGGGTTATAAAAAACTTTATTTGAATGTGGAAAATCTGAGGAAGGTCCCATATGATTCGGATAATGAAGAACATGAGGAACGGTTAATTGAG CTTTGGAATTTGCTGATGCCTCATGAGAGTCTGAAGGCCAGAATCACCAAGCAGTGGTGTGACATTGGCTTCCAAGGTGATGATCCCAAGACAGACTTCAGAGGAATGGGCCTGCTGGG ATATTTTAGTAAGCATTACACCAATGAAGCTCGTCAGATCCTTTCTCGTTCAAATCACCCAAAGCTGGG ATACTCTTATGCAATAGTTGGAATCAATCTGACCGAAATGGCATACAGCTTACTTAAGAATGGTGCTTTAAAGTCCCATCTGTACAACGTGGTCGCTGGATTGCCGCAGATGGAGCACTTCCATCAGTTTTACT gTTATTTGGTTTATGAGTTTGACAAGTTCTGGTTTGAAGAAGAACCAGAAAGCATTATGCACTTCAACCAGTACAGAGAGAAATTCCATGAAAAAATTAAGGGACTTCTACTGGATTGTGATGTGATGCTAACCTTacaaaatacaaagaaactTTGA
- the ELMOD2 gene encoding ELMO domain-containing protein 2 isoform X1 has product MLVYFWGFLYSNYFRFWLKWLLRLLTRKCELQRVFEGLKAGAQRTLSIEHSLESSKNKVLRNAVHVEETEVEKCVRDVMKEKKIEQKDTGFKTNLRVSLLQISGYKKLYLNVENLRKVPYDSDNEEHEERLIELWNLLMPHESLKARITKQWCDIGFQGDDPKTDFRGMGLLGLVNLVYFSKHYTNEARQILSRSNHPKLGYSYAIVGINLTEMAYSLLKNGALKSHLYNVVAGLPQMEHFHQFYCYLVYEFDKFWFEEEPESIMHFNQYREKFHEKIKGLLLDCDVMLTLQNTKKL; this is encoded by the exons ATGTTGGTGTACTTCTGGGGATTCCTGTACAGCAACTACTTTCGGTTCTGGCTGAAGTGGCTCTTGAGGCTGCTGACTCGGAAATGCGAATTGCAGCGGGTCTTTGAGGGCCTGAAGGCAGGTGCACAGCGGACCCTGAGCATAG aaCACTCATTGGAATCATCAAAGAATAAG GTTCTAAGAAATGCTGTTCATGTTGAGGAAACTGAGGTGGAGAAGTGTGTTAGAGAtgtcatgaaagaaaagaaaattgagcAGAAGGATACAGG GTTTAAGACAAATCTGCGTGTATCCTTACTGCAGATATCGGGTTATAAAAAACTTTATTTGAATGTGGAAAATCTGAGGAAGGTCCCATATGATTCGGATAATGAAGAACATGAGGAACGGTTAATTGAG CTTTGGAATTTGCTGATGCCTCATGAGAGTCTGAAGGCCAGAATCACCAAGCAGTGGTGTGACATTGGCTTCCAAGGTGATGATCCCAAGACAGACTTCAGAGGAATGGGCCTGCTGGGGTTAGTGAATCTGGT ATATTTTAGTAAGCATTACACCAATGAAGCTCGTCAGATCCTTTCTCGTTCAAATCACCCAAAGCTGGG ATACTCTTATGCAATAGTTGGAATCAATCTGACCGAAATGGCATACAGCTTACTTAAGAATGGTGCTTTAAAGTCCCATCTGTACAACGTGGTCGCTGGATTGCCGCAGATGGAGCACTTCCATCAGTTTTACT gTTATTTGGTTTATGAGTTTGACAAGTTCTGGTTTGAAGAAGAACCAGAAAGCATTATGCACTTCAACCAGTACAGAGAGAAATTCCATGAAAAAATTAAGGGACTTCTACTGGATTGTGATGTGATGCTAACCTTacaaaatacaaagaaactTTGA